One part of the [Pantoea] beijingensis genome encodes these proteins:
- the mepA gene encoding penicillin-insensitive murein endopeptidase: protein MKKSLLALCALLLSASSLAATPWQRVEHPVSGSPRAIGQFANGCIIGAQALPIEAENYQVMRQDQRRYFGHPDLILFIQRLSTRVSNLGLGEVLIGDMGMAAGGRFSSGHASHQSGLDVDIWLQLPKRRWTAQQLLKPQPLDLVAADGKQVVTRHWQPEINNLIKLAAKDNDVTRIFVNPAIKRQLCADAGSDRDWLRKVRPWFGHRAHMHVRLRCPPESLECRDQAPPPAGDGCGAELQSWFEPAKPGAGTPVKHLPPPLPPSCQALLDSHRLQER, encoded by the coding sequence ATGAAAAAAAGCTTGTTAGCCTTGTGCGCGCTGCTGCTATCGGCATCATCTCTGGCGGCAACACCCTGGCAGCGTGTTGAACATCCGGTCAGCGGTAGCCCGCGAGCAATTGGCCAGTTTGCCAATGGGTGCATTATCGGTGCGCAAGCGCTCCCGATTGAGGCAGAAAATTATCAGGTGATGCGTCAGGATCAACGCCGCTATTTCGGTCACCCCGATCTTATCCTCTTCATCCAGCGCTTGAGTACCCGGGTGAGTAACCTGGGGTTGGGTGAGGTATTGATTGGTGATATGGGCATGGCGGCCGGAGGGCGCTTTAGCAGTGGTCATGCCAGCCACCAGTCGGGACTGGATGTTGATATCTGGTTACAGTTGCCGAAACGGCGCTGGACGGCACAACAGCTGTTAAAACCGCAGCCGCTGGATTTAGTTGCTGCGGATGGTAAACAGGTCGTTACTCGTCACTGGCAGCCAGAGATCAATAATCTGATCAAACTGGCGGCAAAGGATAATGATGTCACGCGTATCTTCGTCAATCCGGCGATTAAACGACAACTGTGTGCAGATGCTGGCAGCGATCGCGACTGGCTACGCAAAGTACGTCCTTGGTTTGGCCATCGTGCGCATATGCATGTACGCTTGCGCTGCCCGCCAGAAAGCCTTGAATGCCGGGATCAGGCGCCGCCGCCTGCCGGTGATGGTTGTGGCGCGGAATTACAAAGTTGGTTTGAACCCGCAAAACCGGGAGCGGGTACGCCAGTGAAACACCTACCGCCGCCGTTACCGCCATCGTGTCAGGCACTATTGGATTCGCATCGTCTTCAGGAACGCTAA
- the fabB gene encoding beta-ketoacyl-ACP synthase I, whose protein sequence is MKRAVITGLGIVSSIGNNQEEVLAALREGRSGITFSPELKDSGMRSHVWGNVKLSKDEISSFIDRKILRFMSDASIYAYISMLEAVKDSGLTAEQYQNNPRVGLVAGSGGGSPYYQAASVDGMRAKGLRGVGPYMVTKAMASGVSACLATPFKIHGVNYSISSACATSAHCIGNALEQIQLGKQDIVFAGGGEELCWEMACEFDAMGALSTKNNESPEKASRTYDVGRDGFVIAGGGGMVVVEELEHALARGARIYAEVVGYGATSDGADMVAPSGEGAVRCMRMAMEGLDAPIDYVNTHGTSTPVGDVKELGAIRAVFGDNVPAMSATKAMTGHSLGAAGVQEAIYSLLMLEHGFIAPSINIDELDPAAEGLNIVTEPTEQKLTTVMSNSFGFGGTNATLVMRKYQ, encoded by the coding sequence ATGAAACGTGCAGTGATTACTGGCCTGGGTATCGTTTCCAGTATTGGTAACAACCAAGAGGAAGTCCTGGCAGCTCTGCGTGAGGGCCGTTCTGGCATTACCTTCTCACCAGAACTGAAAGATTCCGGCATGCGTAGTCACGTCTGGGGAAACGTTAAACTGTCTAAGGACGAGATCTCCAGCTTCATCGATCGCAAGATACTGCGTTTTATGAGCGATGCATCTATTTATGCTTATATCTCTATGCTGGAAGCGGTAAAAGATTCTGGCCTGACGGCAGAACAGTATCAGAACAATCCACGCGTGGGGCTGGTTGCCGGTTCAGGCGGAGGCTCTCCGTACTATCAGGCGGCAAGCGTTGACGGGATGCGTGCAAAAGGCCTGCGTGGCGTCGGCCCTTATATGGTGACGAAGGCGATGGCATCCGGTGTTTCTGCGTGTCTGGCCACGCCATTTAAGATCCATGGCGTAAATTACTCTATCAGTTCCGCGTGTGCGACATCCGCGCACTGTATCGGTAACGCACTCGAGCAGATCCAACTGGGCAAACAAGATATTGTATTTGCTGGCGGCGGTGAAGAGCTGTGCTGGGAAATGGCTTGCGAATTTGACGCAATGGGCGCACTTTCGACCAAAAATAATGAATCTCCGGAAAAAGCGTCACGGACTTATGATGTGGGCCGTGACGGTTTTGTTATTGCTGGCGGCGGTGGCATGGTTGTTGTTGAGGAACTGGAACATGCGCTGGCTCGTGGTGCGCGTATCTATGCTGAAGTCGTGGGATACGGTGCCACGTCAGACGGTGCTGATATGGTGGCGCCATCAGGTGAAGGCGCGGTACGCTGTATGCGTATGGCGATGGAAGGTCTTGATGCGCCAATCGACTACGTCAATACCCACGGTACTTCAACGCCCGTGGGCGACGTAAAAGAGCTGGGTGCAATCCGTGCCGTGTTTGGCGATAACGTTCCGGCGATGTCCGCGACGAAGGCGATGACTGGCCACTCGCTTGGTGCGGCAGGCGTGCAGGAAGCAATTTACTCCCTGCTGATGCTGGAGCACGGTTTTATTGCACCAAGTATCAATATTGATGAGTTGGATCCGGCGGCTGAAGGGCTGAATATCGTCACCGAGCCGACAGAGCAGAAGCTGACGACGGTAATGTCCAATAGTTTTGGTTTCGGCGGCACCAATGCCACGTTGGTTATGCGTAAATACCAGTAA
- a CDS encoding YfcL family protein, which yields MIDEFEARILALIDEMVEHASDDELFASGYLRGHLTLAVAEVEQSGEHTPEALQIHVRNSLQNAIAAGELSPRDQSLVTGMWDNLFLQARRPA from the coding sequence ATGATCGACGAATTTGAAGCGCGTATTCTGGCCCTAATTGATGAAATGGTCGAGCATGCCAGTGATGATGAGCTCTTTGCCAGCGGCTATTTGCGTGGCCATTTAACGCTTGCTGTGGCAGAAGTTGAGCAGTCTGGGGAGCATACGCCAGAAGCGTTGCAGATTCACGTGCGGAACAGCTTACAGAACGCCATCGCTGCCGGCGAACTTTCACCTCGCGATCAGTCGTTAGTAACAGGCATGTGGGATAATCTTTTCCTTCAGGCGCGTAGGCCTGCCTGA
- a CDS encoding elongation factor P hydroxylase: MTTEHHYQQLITLFDRCFSDDFQTRLIKGDDEPIYLPADEQSPWNRVVFAHGYYASALHEISHWCIAGAERRKQVDFGYWYCPDGRDASTQQQFESVEIKPQALEWLFCAAAGFPFNVSCDNLSGDCEPDRIAFQRQVHAQVIDYFEKGIPARPARFIEELCLFYSTPPLTAAQFPWPEDLC, encoded by the coding sequence ATGACGACAGAACACCATTATCAGCAGCTGATTACGCTGTTCGATCGCTGTTTTAGCGATGACTTTCAGACCCGCCTGATTAAAGGCGATGACGAACCCATTTATCTTCCTGCAGATGAGCAGTCACCATGGAATCGCGTGGTGTTTGCGCATGGCTATTATGCCAGTGCGCTACACGAGATTTCACACTGGTGTATTGCTGGTGCTGAACGTCGCAAACAGGTTGATTTCGGCTACTGGTATTGCCCGGACGGGCGCGATGCCTCTACGCAGCAGCAGTTTGAGTCGGTAGAAATTAAGCCGCAGGCGTTGGAATGGTTATTTTGTGCCGCTGCAGGCTTTCCCTTCAACGTAAGTTGTGACAATCTCAGTGGGGATTGTGAGCCCGATCGCATCGCGTTTCAGCGTCAGGTCCATGCTCAGGTGATTGATTATTTTGAAAAGGGCATTCCTGCCCGACCAGCCAGGTTTATTGAAGAACTTTGCTTGTTTTACTCAACGCCCCCGCTGACGGCGGCACAGTTTCCCTGGCCGGAAGATCTGTGCTGA
- a CDS encoding inositol monophosphatase family protein, with protein MTSLLSLDLNARLVLAQDTAREAGEKALDYFHRRETLVIETKRDLQDVVSIADRDVESLIRCRIATAYPDDGFLGEESGYHTGTSGYIWVVDPIDGTSPFVNGMPNWCVSIAVLFAGKPAIGVIMAPCLQELYVAAEGIGATLNQQPIRIDVTRNLRNAVTGIGANSYVSPAQVADIVEKLLETGGNFIRIGSGALMLAWVAAGRLVGYYEPYMHAWDCLAGYCLVKEAGGWIHPFDTEGERLMKGAQVLACFPGAVADLKRIAGI; from the coding sequence ATGACATCATTATTGTCGTTAGACCTCAATGCACGGCTAGTATTGGCGCAGGATACTGCACGCGAAGCGGGTGAAAAAGCACTCGATTATTTTCATCGCCGCGAAACGCTGGTAATTGAAACCAAACGTGACTTGCAGGATGTCGTATCTATTGCCGATCGCGATGTAGAATCACTGATTCGCTGCCGCATCGCCACCGCTTACCCGGATGATGGTTTTCTCGGCGAGGAGTCGGGCTATCATACCGGCACCTCCGGTTATATTTGGGTAGTAGACCCAATAGATGGTACTAGCCCATTTGTAAACGGGATGCCTAACTGGTGTGTATCGATCGCCGTGCTGTTCGCAGGGAAGCCTGCGATCGGTGTCATTATGGCACCGTGCCTGCAGGAGTTGTATGTGGCTGCTGAAGGGATAGGCGCAACCTTAAACCAGCAGCCTATCCGCATTGATGTTACACGCAATCTACGTAATGCTGTGACCGGCATTGGCGCAAACAGTTATGTTTCCCCTGCTCAGGTTGCCGATATCGTCGAGAAACTGCTTGAAACTGGAGGCAATTTTATACGTATCGGTTCAGGTGCCCTTATGCTGGCTTGGGTCGCCGCCGGGCGGCTAGTGGGATATTACGAACCTTATATGCATGCATGGGATTGTCTGGCGGGATACTGTCTGGTGAAAGAGGCTGGAGGATGGATTCACCCATTTGATACCGAAGGAGAGCGGTTAATGAAGGGTGCACAGGTTCTGGCCTGTTTTCCTGGAGCCGTGGCGGATTTAAAGCGCATTGCGGGTATATAA
- a CDS encoding sulfite exporter TauE/SafE family protein: MDWFVVSPLLVGMLFFIAMLAAFIDSIAGGGGLLTVPALLAVGLSPAQALATNKLQAVGGSFSASLYFVRRKAVNLADQKLNIAMAFSGSVIGATLIQHIQPGLLRQVLPLLIIAIGLYFLLMPRLGEEDRVRRLYGLPFALIAGGCVGFYDGFFGPGAGSFYALAFVTLCGYNLAKSTAHAKLLNFSSNLGGLLFFMFGGKVVWGTGIIMLLGAICGARLGARMVLSRGQKLIRPMVVIVSVVMSTKLLYDSHGAQISAWLLQLIH, encoded by the coding sequence ATGGATTGGTTTGTCGTCAGCCCGCTTCTGGTGGGAATGTTATTTTTCATTGCGATGCTGGCTGCGTTTATTGATTCCATTGCCGGCGGTGGAGGATTGCTCACCGTTCCGGCATTGCTGGCTGTTGGCCTTTCACCGGCTCAGGCATTAGCCACCAATAAGCTCCAGGCCGTGGGCGGTTCCTTTTCAGCTAGCCTGTATTTTGTGCGGCGTAAGGCGGTCAATCTCGCGGACCAGAAGCTGAACATCGCGATGGCTTTTAGCGGTTCAGTCATCGGTGCCACGCTGATACAGCATATTCAGCCAGGGCTGTTGCGTCAGGTCCTGCCGTTGTTGATTATCGCGATTGGCCTTTACTTTCTGCTGATGCCACGTCTTGGGGAAGAGGATCGCGTCCGCCGCTTGTACGGTCTGCCATTTGCGCTTATTGCGGGCGGATGCGTAGGTTTCTATGACGGTTTTTTCGGCCCCGGTGCCGGATCCTTCTATGCACTGGCGTTTGTTACTCTTTGCGGTTATAACCTCGCAAAATCCACCGCCCATGCCAAGTTGCTGAATTTTTCCTCAAATCTTGGCGGCCTGCTTTTTTTTATGTTTGGCGGAAAAGTGGTGTGGGGGACCGGTATCATCATGTTGCTTGGCGCGATTTGTGGGGCGAGATTAGGTGCCCGAATGGTACTGAGTCGCGGCCAGAAACTGATCCGGCCAATGGTGGTGATCGTCTCAGTTGTGATGAGTACGAAACTGTTGTATGACAGCCATGGTGCGCAAATTAGTGCCTGGCTATTACAGCTGATTCATTGA
- the mnmC gene encoding bifunctional tRNA (5-methylaminomethyl-2-thiouridine)(34)-methyltransferase MnmD/FAD-dependent 5-carboxymethylaminomethyl-2-thiouridine(34) oxidoreductase MnmC: MKLSPVEHAELSWNDQGTPVSRAFGDVYFSNENGLEETRYVFLEGNHLPARFSTHPRPLFITAETGFGTGLNFLTLWQAFDHFRTTEPQATLQRLHFISFEKFPLTRTDLAAAHAHWPELSPWAEQLRQQWPVALPGCHRLLLDGGRITLDLWFGDVNQLIHTFDDSFDRQIDAWFLDGFAPAKNPDMWTPPLFDAMARLAREGATLATFTAAGFVRRGLIAAGFDTVKRKGFGPKRSMLVGTLQHAPNLAANTPWYARPAAEGNDIAIIGGGVASAMLALSLLRRGKKVTLYCADAAPALGASGNRQGALYPLLHHQDEALKQFFPAAFTFARRLYDALPVSFEHDWCGVTQLAWDEKSREKIAQMLMMSLPDELAQSIDVNQTESLAQVTTGCGGIHYPLGGWLSPVELTASALDLAQQRGLRIHWLHPLAALEKNHNGWQLQFADNKRVTHQNVVLATGYNLPALPQSERLPVYAVGGQVSHVPSQGRLSALRQVLCYDGYLTPHSPQFGTHCIGASYRRGDTATDYRALDQLENRDRLQRCLPQSQWIDDIDISAGEARCGVRCATRDHLPMVGALPDYQQTLEQYQHLHQDIIGGDTILPAPVWPQLFVFGALGSRGLCSAPLAAEILAAQLCKEPIPLDRATLAALNPNRYWIRKLLKGKTVK, from the coding sequence GTGAAATTGTCCCCCGTTGAACATGCTGAATTATCCTGGAATGATCAGGGTACACCTGTATCCCGAGCATTTGGTGACGTCTATTTTTCCAATGAGAATGGCCTGGAAGAGACACGTTACGTTTTTCTTGAGGGTAATCATCTGCCCGCACGCTTCAGCACCCATCCTCGCCCACTGTTTATTACGGCAGAGACTGGCTTTGGTACCGGATTGAATTTTCTCACTCTGTGGCAAGCTTTCGATCATTTCCGGACAACCGAACCGCAGGCAACACTGCAGCGTTTGCACTTCATTAGCTTTGAAAAATTTCCCCTGACCCGTACCGATCTGGCTGCGGCACATGCACACTGGCCTGAACTGTCCCCCTGGGCGGAACAATTACGCCAACAGTGGCCGGTGGCCCTGCCCGGCTGCCACCGTTTGCTGCTTGACGGCGGTCGAATCACCCTTGATTTATGGTTTGGGGATGTTAATCAACTTATTCACACTTTTGATGACAGTTTTGATCGCCAGATCGATGCATGGTTTCTTGATGGTTTTGCCCCCGCAAAAAATCCGGACATGTGGACACCCCCGCTGTTTGACGCGATGGCGCGTTTGGCTCGCGAAGGCGCAACGTTGGCCACCTTTACCGCCGCGGGTTTTGTGCGACGGGGCCTGATTGCCGCCGGTTTCGATACGGTCAAGCGCAAAGGCTTTGGTCCGAAGCGCTCAATGTTGGTCGGCACGTTGCAGCATGCCCCTAACCTCGCAGCAAACACGCCCTGGTATGCCCGCCCTGCTGCCGAAGGGAATGATATCGCCATTATTGGGGGTGGCGTCGCCAGTGCGATGTTGGCGCTCTCGCTCCTGCGACGCGGTAAAAAGGTTACGCTTTACTGTGCTGATGCAGCACCTGCGCTTGGTGCTTCCGGCAATCGCCAGGGAGCCCTTTACCCGCTGCTGCATCACCAGGATGAAGCCCTGAAACAGTTTTTCCCTGCGGCCTTTACTTTTGCCCGACGCCTGTATGATGCCTTACCGGTCTCGTTCGAGCACGACTGGTGCGGCGTCACCCAGTTGGCCTGGGATGAAAAAAGTCGTGAAAAAATTGCGCAAATGTTAATGATGTCGCTGCCCGATGAACTGGCGCAAAGCATCGACGTTAACCAGACTGAATCGCTGGCGCAAGTCACCACAGGCTGCGGAGGAATACATTATCCGCTCGGCGGGTGGCTCTCTCCTGTAGAGTTGACGGCCAGCGCATTGGATTTGGCGCAACAGCGAGGATTACGTATCCACTGGCTCCATCCGCTGGCGGCGTTGGAGAAAAATCACAATGGCTGGCAGCTACAATTTGCAGATAACAAACGTGTTACTCATCAGAACGTCGTACTGGCCACCGGATATAATCTGCCTGCGCTACCGCAAAGCGAACGGTTGCCGGTTTATGCCGTAGGTGGACAAGTGAGTCATGTCCCTTCTCAGGGACGGCTCAGTGCGTTAAGGCAGGTACTTTGTTACGATGGCTACCTTACGCCACATAGCCCACAGTTCGGCACCCACTGCATCGGTGCCAGTTACCGGCGAGGCGACACCGCCACTGATTATCGCGCGTTGGATCAGCTGGAAAATCGGGACCGTTTGCAGCGTTGCCTACCTCAGAGTCAGTGGATTGACGATATTGATATTAGCGCGGGTGAAGCGCGCTGTGGCGTCCGTTGTGCCACACGCGATCATCTACCGATGGTCGGCGCGCTACCTGACTATCAGCAAACCCTGGAACAGTATCAGCATCTTCATCAGGATATTATCGGCGGCGACACCATACTGCCAGCGCCGGTATGGCCACAATTATTTGTGTTTGGTGCGTTGGGCTCACGCGGGCTATGTAGCGCGCCGTTAGCCGCAGAAATTTTAGCAGCACAACTGTGTAAGGAACCTATCCCATTGGACCGTGCAACGCTGGCAGCACTGAATCCTAACCGCTATTGGATAAGAAAATTGCTGAAAGGAAAAACGGTGAAGTAA
- the aroC gene encoding chorismate synthase: protein MAGNTVGQLFRVTTFGESHGIALGCIVDGVPPGIPLTEADLQHDLDRRRPGTSRYTTQRREPDQVKILSGVFDGVTTGTSIGLLIENTDQRSQDYSAIKDVFRPGHADYTYEQKYGLRDYRGGGRSSARETAMRVAAGAIAKKYLELKHGIKVRGYLAQMGDVVCELKDWDQVEQNPFFCPDPDKLEALDELMRGLKKEGDSIGAKVTVMAENVPAGWGEPVFDRLDADLAHALMSINAVKGVEIGDGFAVVNQRGSQHRDEIRANGFQSNHAGGILGGISSGQPIVANLAMKPTSSITVPGKTINREGQEVEMITKGRHDPCVGIRAVPIAEAMMAIVLIDHLLRQRAQCADVNSTVPRW, encoded by the coding sequence ATGGCGGGCAACACTGTTGGTCAATTATTCCGCGTCACGACGTTCGGCGAATCGCACGGTATCGCGCTTGGCTGCATCGTTGATGGCGTACCACCCGGTATTCCGCTAACCGAAGCGGACCTGCAACATGACCTGGATCGGCGCCGTCCCGGTACCTCGCGGTATACCACCCAGCGCCGCGAGCCGGACCAGGTGAAAATTCTCTCCGGCGTATTTGACGGGGTAACAACCGGGACCAGCATTGGTTTGCTGATCGAAAATACCGATCAGCGTTCGCAGGATTACAGTGCGATTAAAGATGTGTTCCGGCCGGGACATGCCGATTATACCTATGAACAAAAATATGGCCTGCGCGATTATCGTGGCGGTGGACGCTCTTCTGCGCGTGAAACGGCGATGCGCGTTGCGGCAGGGGCCATTGCCAAAAAGTACCTTGAGCTGAAACATGGCATCAAAGTCCGCGGATATCTCGCCCAGATGGGTGACGTTGTTTGTGAACTGAAAGACTGGGATCAGGTTGAGCAAAATCCTTTTTTCTGCCCGGACCCCGACAAACTGGAAGCGCTGGATGAGCTGATGCGCGGCCTGAAAAAAGAGGGCGACTCTATTGGCGCGAAAGTCACGGTGATGGCGGAAAATGTGCCGGCGGGCTGGGGGGAACCTGTGTTTGACCGACTGGATGCCGATCTGGCCCATGCATTGATGAGTATTAATGCGGTGAAAGGCGTGGAAATTGGTGACGGTTTTGCCGTGGTTAACCAACGCGGTAGCCAGCATCGTGATGAGATCCGGGCAAACGGTTTCCAGAGCAATCACGCGGGCGGAATTTTAGGTGGCATCAGTAGTGGCCAGCCGATTGTCGCGAATCTGGCAATGAAACCGACTTCCAGCATTACCGTACCGGGGAAAACCATCAATCGTGAAGGACAAGAAGTCGAGATGATCACCAAAGGACGTCACGATCCCTGTGTGGGCATTCGTGCGGTGCCGATTGCCGAAGCGATGATGGCGATTGTGCTGATAGATCATCTGCTGCGCCAGCGTGCGCAGTGCGCGGATGTTAATTCAACGGTCCCTCGCTGGTAA